One Candidatus Polarisedimenticolaceae bacterium genomic window, TCGTCGACGCCGGTCAGCAGGCGGTAGATCGGGAGATTGTCGGGGGGCTTCATGCGGTGAGGATGCACGAAGCCCCGCCCGCAGGACAAGCCGGATCAGGACGGCGGAAGGATCGGGATCTCCACGCACCCGGTCGCGCCGGCACAGTCCGCCAGGCACATGTTGTTGAAGCGCTGGCCGCCGTCGCACCAGACCTTGGCGCCGCCCGTCGGGCAACCGCACGGCGACGGCTTTGCCGCCTCCACCTCGGTCCAGAGGGTCGCGGCGCCCAGCACCACGACCAGACCGAACGCGCAACCCAGGAACCAACGAACCGTTCTGCGCATGCTGCCCCCATCCCGACGGGGGCCAAGGGGCCGATGCGGACCCCGGCGCCCCGTCGCATCGGGGCTTCTATGGAAGCCTCGCGGGTCGGGGGCAGCCGGAGTCCGCCTGTCGGTCCGCCGCTGCAGCGAGCGGGGGACGAGGCTCAGCCAGCCCCTCAGTCCTTGAAGTACGCGAACCCGGCGATCCCGAGGATCGTGAACGCGAGGGCGACCTTCGCGAGCATGCCGACGAGGAATCCGACGAACGCCCCGCCCCCCGCCTTCGTCGCGCGCTTCAGGTCGCGATCCAGGAAGTACTCCGCCGCGACGGCGCCGAGCGCGGGGCCGAGGACGATGCCGAGCAGCCCCATCGGGAGCCCGACGACGAGCCCGACCATCGCGCCGAGGATCCCCCACTTCGAGGCACCCATCGTTCGCGCGCCCAGCACCCCCGCGAGGTAGTCGACCGCGAACGCCGCGGCGGACAACACCCCGACCGCGACGACGGTCCCGACCGAGATCCTGGCGAACCCGTCCGCCGCGGCGATCGCGAGCACGCCGCCGAAGAGCAGGATCGATCCCGGGATCGCGGGGAGGAACAACCCGACGAACCCGATCGCGATCGCGAGGAGACCGGCGATCTTCAGCGCGACAGCCACGTGCGGATCCGCTCCGTCACCGCCTCGGCGGTGAAGCCGAACTTCTCGCCGAGCACGTTCCCCGGCGCCGACGCGCCGAAGCGGTCGATGCCCAGCGTCAGGCCGCCGGGGCCCGCGATCGCCCGCCACGGGTCGGTGCGCCCCGCCTCGATCGTCGCGACGGGGACCCCCTCGGGGAACAACATCGACTTGTATTCGTCGCCCTGGGCTTCGAAGAGCTCGAGGCACGGCGCCGAGACGACGTTGAGCCGGATCCCCTCCTTCGCGAGCGTCTCCCTCGCCGCGACGGCGAGGTGAACCTCGGAGCCGGTGGCGACGACGACGGCGTCGGGATCGGCCACGCCGGCGACGTTGTAGGCGCCGCGCAGCGCGTCCGCGATGTTCGGCATCTCGCGCGGGATCGGCGGGAGCTTCTGGCGCGTCAGCACGATCGCGGTCGGTCCGTGGCGGCGCGTGAGCGCGTGCCCCCAGGCGACCGCCGTCTCCCAGCCGTCGGCCGGACGCATCACGTGGAGGTTGGGGATGATGCGCAGCGACGCGACCTGCTCGATCGGTTCGTGCGTCGGTCCGTCCTCGCCGACGAAGATCGAATCGTGCGTGAAGACGTAGATCGCCTGCAGGTGGGAGAGCGCCGCGAGTCGGATCGCCGGGCGCATGTAGTCGGCGA contains:
- a CDS encoding DUF456 family protein; translation: MAVALKIAGLLAIAIGFVGLFLPAIPGSILLFGGVLAIAAADGFARISVGTVVAVGVLSAAAFAVDYLAGVLGARTMGASKWGILGAMVGLVVGLPMGLLGIVLGPALGAVAAEYFLDRDLKRATKAGGGAFVGFLVGMLAKVALAFTILGIAGFAYFKD